One segment of Engraulis encrasicolus isolate BLACKSEA-1 chromosome 7, IST_EnEncr_1.0, whole genome shotgun sequence DNA contains the following:
- the LOC134451801 gene encoding olfactory receptor 5V1-like: protein METENTSVVRVAEFIITGFDHLSHQKLLGSIIFITYVLIWFFWSINMIVIIRNKALHSPMYIFIFNLAIVDILYTTSSNVTMIVVLLGEMKTISFNSCITSMFTYHLSDGVMILTITLMSADRMLAIRLPLRYHSILTNTRSFGLVAGIWIVYILSLSPVMEAAYSVPYCQPIIRYVFCDYPAMIRAACVNPEPYFTMPIVLGWWLWMLWGHFTIIFMTYVVIVWTVLRLPEKGSRRKMFTTCISHIIVVSAFYTPKIVSVLLTRIGLRLNLTERNAVLIVASTVPPLINPITYCLTTKDLRIRMIHLMKSSVVTK, encoded by the coding sequence ATGGAAACAGAAAATACCTCAGTTGTGAGAGTAGCTGAATTCATCATAACAGGTTTTGATCATCTCTCACATCAGAAACTGCTTGGGTCTATTATTTTCATTACGTATGTATTGATATGGTTTTTTTGGAGCATTAACATGATTGTAATTATTAGAAACAAAGCATTGCATTCACCAATGTACATATTTATTTTCAACTTGGCGATTGTAGATATATTGTACACCACTAGCTCTAATGTAACCATGATTGTTGTGCTTCTTGGAGAAATGAAAACTATTTCCTTTAATTCATGCATCACTAGTATGTTCACCTATCACCTCAGCGATGGAGTCATGATTCTGACAATCACCCTGATGTCTGCGGATCGCATGCTTGCCATTAGGTTGCCTCTGAGGTACCACAGCATCCTCACAAACACACGGAGCTTTGGGCTTGTCGCTGGTATCTGGATTGTTTACATATTATCACTAAGTCCGGTTATGGAGGCAGCATACAGTGTCCCATACTGTCAGCCCATCATAAGATACGTGTTCTGTGACTATCCTGCGATGATTCGAGCTGCGTGTGTAAACCCTGAACCCTACTTCACCATGCCAATAGTACTAGGTTGGTGGTTGTGGATGCTGTGGGGGCACTTTACCATCATTTTTATGACATATGTTGTGATTGTCTGGACTGTTCTGAGACTTCCAGAAAAGGGAAGTAGGAGGAAAATGTTTACTACTTGTATTTCACACATCATTGTGGTCTCTGCCTTTTACACACCCAAAATAGTATCTGTACTTCTTACTAGAATTGGGTTGAGACTTAATCTGACTGAGAGAAATGCTGTTCTCATTGTGGCTTCAACAGTGCCTCCGTTAATTAACCCCATAACGTACTGTCTGACAACAAAGGACCTGAGAATACGCATGATACACTTAATGAAAAGTTCAGTGGTAACGAAGTGA